Below is a genomic region from Flavobacterium ginsengisoli.
TTTTTTGACTAAATTATTAAAACCCTTACTAGATAATGATTCATTAGGAATTGCATATTGTCAGACAAACGATGTAGATGAAAATGGAATAATTTTGAAAAATAGAATTTCTTATACTCAAATATTTCAACCTAATATTTGGGAAAAATCATTTTCTCAAAAAGGTGAAGATTTTGTCAAATTATATCTTAGTTTCTTTAATGTTATTCCAAATGCAAGTGCTGTAATCTTTAAAAAGGAATTGTTAGAAACATCTTTTCTATTAGCTTCTGTATTAAAAATGAAGATGTGTGGAGATTGGTATTTTTGGATAAAAATAATGTTAAATTCAGAAGTTTTTTTTCTAAATGAAACATTGAATTATTTTAGAAATCACAATTCTGTTACTCGAAATCATACAACGATACTTAAAAAAAGACAACGTTTATTAGAAGAGAAAGAAGTGCGGTCTTTTTTGCAGTCAATCAAATTAAATAATTTTGAATCAGAAAAGGTTTTATACAACAGATGGTTTAAATTGTACTCCTTTAGAAATCTTTTTCGAAAATCTTTTTATGAAATCAAATTAGATCAGACATCTTATTTTAGTTTTTTTAAAACATATTTTTTTTTAAAATCTAAAAAAATTAAATGAAATATGAAATTTAAAAAATAATAGAATAGCGATTGTAGCGCCAGGGCAAAATAAATATTCAGAAACTTTTATTCAAGAACAAAAGAAAGGATTAAAAGGAGAAATCTTTTATTATTACAACGGAACCCCTCCTAATTTTCTTGAAGATAAAGGAAAATTATTCTCAAAATTTGATTTGACTGTTTTTAACATAAAACACAAATTAAGGCTTACAAGATTTAGTGCGATAGAACAAGCCTTTATACGATCACTAAAAAAAATAAGATAGATGTAGTTCTGGCACAATATGGCCCAACAGCGCATAAAATTGTCTCACTCTGCAAAAAAATAAATTTACCTTTAATAACTCACTTTCATGGTTATGATGCTTCCGAGTATTCTATCATAACACAATGCAATAATTATAAAGAAGTGTTTTCATATAGTAAATATGTTATTGCTGTATCATTATCAATGAAACAAAGATTAATTGATCTTGGCTGTTCAAATGAGAAAATAGTTTACAATTCATGTGCGCCAAATTCTATTTTTTGGATGTTAATCCCTCATTTAAAAACTCAACTTTTATAGCTGTAGGGCGTTTTGTAAATAAGAAGGCTCCGTATTATACTATTTTGGCCTTTAATAAAGTTTTGAATAAATTTCCAGATGCAAAATTAGTTATTGGTGGAGACGGAGTATTGTACGAAACCTGTGTAAATTTAATACGTTATTTAAAAATAGATAATAATGTATCGTTGCCTGGAATAATTGGAAGAGAAGATTTTCTTGGATATTTAGAAGACTCTTTAGCTTTTGTTCAACATTCAATAACTGCAATTTCTGGAGATCAGGAAGGTACACCTGTCGCAATTTTAGAGGCTTCCGCTGCAGGATTGCCTGTTATTTCAACCCAACATGCTGGCATTCCTGATGTCATCATTGATGGCAAAACCGGTTTTTTAGTAGAAGAGCATGATGTAGAAATGATGGCAGAAAAAGATGATATTTTTTCTAGAAAATAGAAGTGTGGCAAAGCAATTTGGTGAAAAAGGAAAAGAACTCGTAAAAAGTAATTTTACGTTAAAGAAACATTTAGATGTAATAGATGATCTAATAGAAAAAGCCTTAATTAAAACGTAAGTATTCTATAATTTCTATTATTGCTTTATACGATTTAGAAATGTTAATCAAAGAAAATTAGAAAATATGGATACGATTGATAAATCTAAAATTGCCATTCTTACCACTGTTACAAATTTTGAGTTGTATAAAAGAACATCTACAATTTTTCCAGAGGAGATTGATAAAATCGTTATTGATGGAACTAATGGGAGTATGGTTTAGAGAGTATAAACTATATGTTTAAGAAACTCAACAATAAAAAGTATGAGTGGATTATAATGGCAGATGAAGACATTTTTTTCTATGATTCTAATCTTGTTTTCGATTTGATCACGTACATGGACAAAAATAATTATCAAATATCTGGAGTTAGAAATGGTAGATTAATTAAACACAGAATTAATAACCCAGAAGTAATTGACACTTTTTTCTATGTAATAAATTATAAGAAATATACGGCTTTAAGTCGGTCAAAGAACACCAAATATTTATTCCAGAAATTTTTGAGAATAAAGACTATTCTTTTTAAAATACGATTATGATATAAAGAGCCTTGATGAATCATATTACTGTTTTTTTTTTTGGTCTATTCTAAAAGGCTTTAAAATTTTATATCTCGATACAATAAATCCAGTTAAAAATGATGAAACAGGAAATATAGTTCTTGATGTAAATGGAAATAAAATAGCTTTTCACAGCTGGTATGCTCGTGCCTATAAAGTTCATGAAGATCAAACCAAAAGAATTGATCATTATATAAGAGAATTTAAGATTGAAGAAGCATTAATCAATTTAAAAGATGTGCATATTTTTAAAAAGAGATTTTTTAATTTTAAGAAAAGATTTAAAAAAATAAAAAAATATATAGGAAAATGATAACAATAATTTTTCCTTATCGCAATAGAGAATCCGTCCGGGTTAAACGCTCTTTAGATTCGCTGAGGGAACAGACAAATTCTGATTTTGAAGTTGTTTTTGTAGACTATGGCTCAAATTCAGTTTCAGCATCCAATATTAAAGACTTGGTGGCTAATTATAAATTTGTAAAATATATTTATAATTATTCAGAATTTCAGCCTTGGTCAAGAGCTAAAGCAATTAACATTGGACTAAAAAATGCTACCACAGAGTACATATTTACAGCTGATGTTGATATGATTTTTAATCCAAATTTTGTTTGTAAACTTCATGAATTAAAAAATCCACTTAAAGGCTATTATTTTAAAGTTGGTTTTTTGAATGAAAAAGAATCAGAGTCTGATAAGAAATTTCAAGATCTTGAAATTGATTTTAGCAGTGGAGTTGGCGCGCAAGGATTATCATTATTTCATCTTAATAGTTTGAAAGAAGTAAGAGGATATGATGAGTTTTTGCATTTTTGGGGAGCTGAAGATATCGATATTCATAATCGATTAGAAAAAAATGGGGTCGAAAGTATTTTTTATTCAGAAGAAATTTTAATGCTCCATCAATGGCATACTAGCTATAGAAAAGAAGAAAAAAATGCTTACAAAAGATTTGCAACTGACAGATATTATAAAAATAAATCATCAAAAACTGTTAGCAAATACAGAAAATAGAGAAGTGCAAGTTAATAATGTAAAATGGGGAGCTGGTATTTGTAAAAATGATTTTGAGATTTTAAAAAAAGATAAGAAAGAAAAAATAATGCTTAATAAAAAAGAGATTGTTAGCCACTTTCTGTTTTGTGAATTACCGAATTTTGAAGACGATATTTTAAATATTAGTTTTGTGGAAGATCCTTTTCAGAATTCTCTGAAATATAAACTAAAGAAAATTCTAGGCAAAAAAGTTCCTAAATATTATACTTTAAAAGAAATTAATGATTTACTGTTGCTTCATATTATTTCTTTTTATCATACTTTTCCTTACTTGTACGAGGTCAGTGACGAATTAAATAGTATCAGATTCAAAATAAAAAAATAAGTGATTAGAAAAGCAAACCTCAAAAGAATTGAGCTGTTTCGAAAATATAAATCTCATGAATGAGCCTAAAGTTTCTGTAATAATTCCAACATATAATCGTGCACACATTATTAGTGAGACGCTAGATAGTATACTAAACCAAACTTATCAAAATTGGGAATGTATTATTGTCGATGATGGTTCAAATGACAATACAGAAAACATAATAAATAAATATTTAAAAAACGATAATCGTTTTAAGTTTTACCGCCGTCCAGATGATCGTTTAAAGGGGGCGAATGCGTGCAGAAATTATGGAATTGAAAATAGTTGTGGTACATATATAATGTTTTTAGATTCAGATGATATTTGTGAGTCTTTTTGTTTAGAAGAAAGAGCAGGTATAGTAGCAAATGATCTTTCTATAGATTTATTAATTAGAGATGGAGCCTTTCTTATTGATGAAGTAAAACAGTCATATTCCATTAACAAAGATCCAGAACTAAAAAATAATGAAAATTATTTAATGATGTTTTTAAGCTATAATACTCCTTGGCAAACTACTGCAGTTCTGTATAAAAAAAGTAGTATAAGGAATTGTTGGTTTGATGAAAAATTAAAGCGTTTTCAGGATTTAAGTTTTAATATTAGAGTACTTTCGCAACCTAAAGAATTAAAGATACATAGGGATTATAAAATCGATAATTATTATCGACAGGATGATGAAAAGGTTGTAAAGAACAATTTTATTGGTAATATGTATGAATCTTTTGTTGTTTTTCATCAAGTCCATATTAATTTGTTTGAAAATAAAATTTACAAAGGAGACTTTAGAAGATTTAATTGTAAAATCATTTATCAATTTGTAATACCATATTTCTATCAAAATAGAAAAGCATCAAATCGATTTCTTTTTTGGACAGTAAAATCCAATATATATTCTTTATCACAAAAATTGACATTGATTATTTTGTTGATTGTTCTCAATACAAGTTTATATAAAATAAAAGGTATAGGAATGTACCAATTACGAAATAAGATAAAAAGCTTCGCTAATTAATTCCAATAAAATAAATGTCGAATAAAACTTTAATCTCTGTCATTGTTCCTTGTTATAAACAATCTCACTTTTTAGATGAAAATTTACAATCGGTTTTAGATCAGACTTTTGAGGATTGGGAATGCATTATTGTTAATGATGGAAGCCCAGATGAAACCGAGGAAATAGCTCAAGAATGGTGTAGAAAAGATGATCGTTTTAAATATTTAAAAAAAGAAAATGGAGGCTTGCCAAGTGCAAGAAATGCAGGAATTGCAATTAGTAAAGGAAAATATATTTTACCTCTAGATTCAGATGATAAAATTCATTTGAGCTATCTTGAAAAGATATGTAAAGCTTTTTCTGATAATCCGGACATAAAAATGGTGACCTCTAGAATTCAATTATTTGGAGTTAGTAACGAGGAGATGAAATTGCCAGATTATAGCTATAGAAAAATATTAGTTCAAAATTGTTTTGCGCATTGTTCCGCTTTTAAGAAAGATTCTTGGGAAGAAGTTAATGGTTATGATGAAAACATGAAATCTTTTGAAGATTGGGAATTCTGGATTAGGATACTAGATGAAAACAGTAAAGTCTTTAAAATTCCTGAGTTAATGTTTATTTATAGAAAACACCTTGAAGGAAGTATGACTAATAAATTTGTAACCAATCCAGATTTTTATTTCGGACTTTATGATTATGTGTATGAGAAACATAAAGACATTTATAAAAAATATTTTTCAAATCCAATTATAGCATATAATGAGAATTTAATTTTAGAGGAGTTTAATAAAAAAATCAAAAGACATTTTCTCTTCAAATTGTATGTTAAAATAAAAAAAATGCTATGATTAGTGTTGTAATTAGAAATAAAAATCAAGAAAAAGCATTAGAATTTTTATTGAAAAATTTAAAAGAACGCTATTTTCAAGATATAAATGAGATTATTGTATTAGATAATCTATCTACAGATAGAAGTAAAGATATAGCAAGTAAATTTAATGCTAAATTTGTTTCCATAGAAAAATTCAGTTATGGAGGCAGTGCAAATTTAGGTGCCTTGTCTGCATCAAATAATATTGTTGTTATTTTCAGTGCACATTCTTACCCTGTTAGTCCAGATTTCTTTAAAGTGATTAAAGAAAAGTTTGATAATAATAAGAACTTAGCAGGTCTTCGTTGTTTGCATTCTTCAAATGATTTCAAAAATTATATTCTTGGAATCGATGCGAAGACTGATCCTAATAAATCAGGAGTTATTTTTTCAGGATCAGCTTTTAGTCGTAAAGTATGGGAAGTTATTCCATTTAATGATCAAGTTCCTACTTTTGAAGATAAAGATTGGACTCTTAGAGTTTTAAAAGCGGGTTACGATATAGAATTTGCACCAGTTGTTTTTAGCTATGAAATAAAAAGAACACTGACACAAGAATATTTTAGATTTAAAAATGATGTATTAGGAAATTATCAAATATGGCATGTCGAACCTAGTATGATGTCTATCATTAAAGGTTTTATTATGTCGTTGTTTAAGGTTTGTAAAAATCCATTTATTCAGATTTATTATATTTTTAAGAGATTCTTTTTTATGATAAAGTTTAAAATTGTCAAACCGCAAAAATTTGATTATTAACGATAATTATTTTTTAATGAATTGTCAAATAATTGTGCTTTTAAATGAGAATTGGCGAAAACCCTACAAGAGATAGATTAATAGAAAAAAGTGATTCTTCGCACCGAATTATCATTCCTTTATATATACCCCATGAAAAGGATTACTATAAGGATGCATTTAAAATTTTTAAATTATGTGTCTCATCTATAATGAAGACAAGTAGTTCGATAGTAAAGATCTCGGTAGTAAGCAATGGATGTAGCGATTCTATTAACGAAAGGCTATTGGATATAGCTAAACAAGGTTTAATAGATGAGCTTACTATTGAAAAAGGGGCAATTGGAAAAGTAAATAGTATTTTAAAAGCATTAAGAACTGCTCAAGAACGCTTAATTACTGTTACTGATGCAGATGTATTATTTGTCAATGGATGGGAAGAAGGAGTTTTAGAGGTTTTCAATGCTTTCCCTAAAGCCGGATCAGTAAGTCCTGTGCCAGTTTTTAGAACACATTTAAGACTAACAAGTAATATATGGTTGAGGAATTTTTTTCTAAGAAATTATATTTTAGAGCAGTTAAAAACCCTGAAGGGCTTACTGCATTTGCAAAAAGTATTGGGTGGCCAGATTTAGAATTGAAATTTAAAGATGTTATTGCGACAATTCAATCTAAAAACAATACGATCGCTGTGCTAGGATGTTCACATTTTGTAGTTACTTATAAACGAGAAATTTTCGATCAGTCTCCAAAAACAAATAGTATTTATCAATTGGGAGGCAATAGTGAACATCTTTATCTTGATGAGCCTGTTATTAAGATGGGTGGATATCGTTTAGCTACCTATGATAATTACGCTTTTCATATGGGTAATGTTTTTGAGCCTTGGATGGAAGATGTTTATGAAAATCTAGAAGTAATAGACAAAACGGTGATGGACTATAATACCCTTCCGTTTTTAAAGAAAAAAAATTAGAGTGTTTTTTTTCTGAAAAAATTTTTAAAAAAATTTTTATGAAAAAAAAATACGTAGTTTGATTTTTAAGTATAAAGGACTAAATCAAGAACAGATAAAAAATTTTGTAAGTTGGTAACTTACTTTTAAAAGAGATCAGAAAACTTTGTGTTCTCATTTCAAGAGATAAATTAAAAAGGTAAATTTTATGAAAAAAACCGCTATAATTCCACTTCGTAAAAATTCAAAAGGAATTCCAGGGAAAAATAAAAAGAAAATGCTTGGAAGACCACTTTTTTCATGGGTTTTAACAGAAGCTATTTTCTCAGAATTAGATGAGGTTTATGTTTTTACAGACGATCAAGATATTATTGATTATATCAAGAGAGAATATTTTTGGACTCCAAAAGTAAAGACGCTCTTAAGGAATGACGAGAATGCTTCTGACACCGCATCTACAGAAAGCGCCATGCTGGAATTTGCAACATTGGTAAAAAACGATTTTGATGTGCTGTGCTTATTGCAGGCAACTTCTCCAATGACAAAAGCCCAAGATATTAATACTGCATTAAACGAAATCCTTATCAATAAAAAAGAATCGGCTTTGACTGTTGTCAATACACATCGTTTTATTTGGAATTCAAATGGAACTCCAAGTAATTATGATGTTTTTAAAAGACCAAGACGCCAAGATTTTGATGGATTATTGATTGAAAATGGAGCTGTTTATGTTACCACAAAAGACGCTTTCTTAAATTCGAAAAATAGAGTAAGCGGTTCTATTGGCTTGGTAAAAATGGCAGAAGAATCTCTTGTAGAAATTGATAGTTTATCTGATTGGGATATTATTGAAAAACTTTTAGGAGATCGTCAGAAAAAACAAAAATTGCACCAAAGAATAGATTATTTAGTTTTAGATGTCGATGGAGTTTTTACAGATGGATGCGTCTATTATGATGCCAATGGCGAAATGGCTAAAAAGTTTGACATGCGCGACGGAATGGGCTTGGAAATTTTAAGACAGAATAATGTTGAAGTTGTAGTTATGACTTCAGAAAATTCTGAATTAGTGGCGCAGAGAATGAAGAAATTGCAGATTAAACATATATTTTTAGGAGTAAAAGATAAATTTTCCTTTTTAACACATTTTCTTTCAGAGAGAAATAGTAGTTTTGGCGCCGTTTCCTACGTGGGTGATGACGTAAATGATTTGACTAATATTTGCAGTGTTGGATGGTCTTTCGCACCAGCTGATGCAACAGATATTGTAAAAGCAAATGCAGATTATGTTTTAACACACCAATCTGGAGGTGGAGCAATACGAGAAACTTGTGAAATTTTATTAAAGTACAATAAACGTTATGAAGGAATTTAAAAAACCTTATGTGATTGCAGAAATTGGATGTAATCATAAAGGCGAAATGGAAATAGCAAAGGAATTAATTAAAATAGCAAAGATCTTCGGAAACGCAGATGCAGTAAAATTCCAAAAGCGCAATAATAAAGAACTTCTAACAGAGGAACAATATTATGCTCCGCATCCAAATGCTTCTAATTCTTATGGAGAAACTTATGGTGCACATAGGGAGTTCTTAGAATTTGATGTTGAACAGCATAGAGAGTTAAAATCATATTGCGAAGAAATCGGAATTATATATTCTACATCGGTTTGGGATACGACTTCAGCAAAAGAAATCGCATCATTAAATCCAGATTTTATTAAAATACCATCTGCTTGCAACAACAATTTTGAAATGTTGGAATGGCTCAGCGAAAATTATTCGGGAGAAATTCATATTTCTACAGGAATGACAACTAAAGATGAGACAGATACTTTGGTTGAATTTTTTACTAAAAAAGAAAGAAACCAAGATTTAGTTTTATATAATTGTACATCAGGTTATCCAGTTCCTTTTGAGGATGTTTGCCTTTTAGATATTACTATCCTACAGCAAAAGTATGGGCATTTGGTAAAGCATATAGGTTTTTCTGGTCATCATTTAGGAATTGCTGTAGATATAGCGGCTTATACTTTAGGAGCTAATATTATCGAAAGGCATTATACCCTAGACAGAACTTGGAAAGGTACAGATCATGCTTGCTTCATTAGAACCAATGGGTTTACGCAAACTTACTCGTGATCTTCAGGCGGTTTATCAAGCGTTGAATTTTAAGTCTACCGATATTTTGCCAATCGAACAAATTCAAAGAGACAAACTAAAAAACAAAAAAGTACAAGCTTAAAGGAATTCAATTAAAGCCATTTAAATATCTTAACTTGTAACAGAGGCTAAAAAT
It encodes:
- a CDS encoding acylneuraminate cytidylyltransferase is translated as MKKTAIIPLRKNSKGIPGKNKKKMLGRPLFSWVLTEAIFSELDEVYVFTDDQDIIDYIKREYFWTPKVKTLLRNDENASDTASTESAMLEFATLVKNDFDVLCLLQATSPMTKAQDINTALNEILINKKESALTVVNTHRFIWNSNGTPSNYDVFKRPRRQDFDGLLIENGAVYVTTKDAFLNSKNRVSGSIGLVKMAEESLVEIDSLSDWDIIEKLLGDRQKKQKLHQRIDYLVLDVDGVFTDGCVYYDANGEMAKKFDMRDGMGLEILRQNNVEVVVMTSENSELVAQRMKKLQIKHIFLGVKDKFSFLTHFLSERNSSFGAVSYVGDDVNDLTNICSVGWSFAPADATDIVKANADYVLTHQSGGGAIRETCEILLKYNKRYEGI
- a CDS encoding glycosyltransferase family 2 protein, with translation MITIIFPYRNRESVRVKRSLDSLREQTNSDFEVVFVDYGSNSVSASNIKDLVANYKFVKYIYNYSEFQPWSRAKAINIGLKNATTEYIFTADVDMIFNPNFVCKLHELKNPLKGYYFKVGFLNEKESESDKKFQDLEIDFSSGVGAQGLSLFHLNSLKEVRGYDEFLHFWGAEDIDIHNRLEKNGVESIFYSEEILMLHQWHTSYRKEEKNAYKRFATDRYYKNKSSKTVSKYRK
- a CDS encoding glycosyltransferase, whose amino-acid sequence is MDVNPSFKNSTFIAVGRFVNKKAPYYTILAFNKVLNKFPDAKLVIGGDGVLYETCVNLIRYLKIDNNVSLPGIIGREDFLGYLEDSLAFVQHSITAISGDQEGTPVAILEASAAGLPVISTQHAGIPDVIIDGKTGFLVEEHDVEMMAEKDDIFSRK
- a CDS encoding glycosyltransferase family 2 protein — encoded protein: MSNKTLISVIVPCYKQSHFLDENLQSVLDQTFEDWECIIVNDGSPDETEEIAQEWCRKDDRFKYLKKENGGLPSARNAGIAISKGKYILPLDSDDKIHLSYLEKICKAFSDNPDIKMVTSRIQLFGVSNEEMKLPDYSYRKILVQNCFAHCSAFKKDSWEEVNGYDENMKSFEDWEFWIRILDENSKVFKIPELMFIYRKHLEGSMTNKFVTNPDFYFGLYDYVYEKHKDIYKKYFSNPIIAYNENLILEEFNKKIKRHFLFKLYVKIKKML
- a CDS encoding glycosyltransferase family 2 protein, coding for MSLQIKPLVSIIIPNYNHEKFLTQRLESVFNQTFQDFEVILLDDCSSDNSILILKQYANHPKVSHCIFNTNNSGSPFIQWDRGIKASEGKYIWIAESDDFCDIDFLTKLLKPLLDNDSLGIAYCQTNDVDENGIILKNRISYTQIFQPNIWEKSFSQKGEDFVKLYLSFFNVIPNASAVIFKKELLETSFLLASVLKMKMCGDWYFWIKIMLNSEVFFLNETLNYFRNHNSVTRNHTTILKKRQRLLEEKEVRSFLQSIKLNNFESEKVLYNRWFKLYSFRNLFRKSFYEIKLDQTSYFSFFKTYFFLKSKKIK
- a CDS encoding glycosyltransferase family 2 protein, with amino-acid sequence MNEPKVSVIIPTYNRAHIISETLDSILNQTYQNWECIIVDDGSNDNTENIINKYLKNDNRFKFYRRPDDRLKGANACRNYGIENSCGTYIMFLDSDDICESFCLEERAGIVANDLSIDLLIRDGAFLIDEVKQSYSINKDPELKNNENYLMMFLSYNTPWQTTAVLYKKSSIRNCWFDEKLKRFQDLSFNIRVLSQPKELKIHRDYKIDNYYRQDDEKVVKNNFIGNMYESFVVFHQVHINLFENKIYKGDFRRFNCKIIYQFVIPYFYQNRKASNRFLFWTVKSNIYSLSQKLTLIILLIVLNTSLYKIKGIGMYQLRNKIKSFAN
- a CDS encoding glycosyltransferase, whose protein sequence is MISVVIRNKNQEKALEFLLKNLKERYFQDINEIIVLDNLSTDRSKDIASKFNAKFVSIEKFSYGGSANLGALSASNNIVVIFSAHSYPVSPDFFKVIKEKFDNNKNLAGLRCLHSSNDFKNYILGIDAKTDPNKSGVIFSGSAFSRKVWEVIPFNDQVPTFEDKDWTLRVLKAGYDIEFAPVVFSYEIKRTLTQEYFRFKNDVLGNYQIWHVEPSMMSIIKGFIMSLFKVCKNPFIQIYYIFKRFFFMIKFKIVKPQKFDY
- a CDS encoding glycosyltransferase, which codes for MRIGENPTRDRLIEKSDSSHRIIIPLYIPHEKDYYKDAFKIFKLCVSSIMKTSSSIVKISVVSNGCSDSINERLLDIAKQGLIDELTIEKGAIGKVNSILKALRTAQERLITVTDADVLFVNGWEEGVLEVFNAFPKAGSVSPVPVFRTHLRLTSNIWLRNFFLRNYILEQLKTLKGLLHLQKVLGGQI